In Anaerobranca gottschalkii DSM 13577, the following are encoded in one genomic region:
- a CDS encoding Ger(x)C family spore germination protein yields MKLNKILVMVTVFLLLIGCGTAQQRVLDDLEIIFGLGLEQGEKEGVLKFTTFGVTQEETAKEPVVQHNVEGYGFKSFIRNWQYQGHKTLALGKVQVIVFGKEIANSGLEKVILELLELPEIDVNTVVAYYDGDPKDIFSLDVIEEQRVAIYLRKLLEKNSIKNSIPRVDLHTLVTDHFTIGKTSYLPILKESKDKSKAIVAGLALLDDEGKVKVTLNDTETLYLLLLKGHRVSLLIDSNVLIKEGKKARVLFEVTGSNVRFDTKLVKGKPQINVRIDCKGTLRNIDGLQGDYFDEEVFDKINREISKHLTVKMQELIDKLQENGVDPVGFGELVRVRHNKYFQKNTWEKDYPQITITNETKIKILRATNLRKKP; encoded by the coding sequence ATGAAACTTAATAAAATCTTAGTTATGGTTACGGTATTTTTACTTTTAATAGGTTGTGGAACAGCTCAACAAAGGGTACTAGATGATTTGGAAATAATTTTTGGATTGGGCCTTGAACAAGGAGAAAAAGAGGGGGTATTAAAATTTACTACATTTGGGGTCACCCAAGAAGAAACTGCTAAAGAACCAGTAGTTCAGCATAATGTAGAGGGATATGGTTTTAAAAGTTTTATCCGTAACTGGCAGTACCAAGGCCATAAGACTTTGGCTTTAGGTAAAGTACAGGTAATAGTATTTGGAAAAGAAATAGCTAATAGTGGTTTAGAAAAAGTCATATTAGAACTTCTAGAGCTCCCAGAAATAGATGTAAATACTGTTGTGGCTTATTACGATGGGGATCCTAAGGATATTTTTAGTCTTGATGTAATAGAAGAGCAGAGGGTAGCTATCTATTTAAGAAAATTACTGGAGAAAAACAGTATTAAAAATTCTATACCTAGAGTTGACTTACATACTTTAGTTACTGATCACTTTACAATAGGTAAAACTTCATATTTACCAATTCTTAAAGAGAGCAAGGATAAATCTAAAGCTATAGTGGCAGGATTGGCACTGTTGGATGATGAAGGAAAGGTAAAGGTTACACTCAATGATACAGAAACTTTGTATCTGTTACTATTAAAAGGTCATAGGGTATCATTGTTAATAGATAGTAACGTACTCATAAAAGAAGGTAAAAAGGCTAGGGTATTATTTGAAGTGACAGGAAGTAATGTAAGATTTGATACAAAGTTAGTAAAAGGGAAACCTCAAATTAATGTTAGAATAGATTGTAAAGGTACTTTAAGGAATATAGATGGGCTTCAAGGGGATTACTTTGATGAAGAAGTTTTTGACAAAATCAACAGGGAAATTTCTAAACATTTAACAGTAAAAATGCAAGAACTGATTGATAAATTACAGGAAAATGGTGTTGATCCTGTTGGATTTGGAGAGTTAGTTAGGGTAAGGCATAATAAATATTTCCAAAAAAATACTTGGGAAAAAGATTATCCCCAAATAACAATAACCAATGAAACTAAAATAAAAATCCTTAGAGCTACTAATTTAAGGAAAAAACCATAA
- a CDS encoding diacylglycerol/lipid kinase family protein, with protein MREFYFVVNPASANGTTKTVWMEIGEYLKGKGIEYDFAFTTGPNHATQITTEAIKKGYKWIVAVGGDGTVNEVMNGFYIEGQFTQKAALGIISRGTGCDLIRTLGIPKEYQGAVEILQGKKTREIDLIKVEYLNFWGEKEQRYCINISDVGLGGYVAQRVNHTSKSAGGLWSYLRGTLLSILKYKNRQGKVIIDGQEVYDGRFSLIAAANGKYFGGGMKLAPMAELDDGYISTILLGNMGKVELLLNLAKVYDGSHLTHPKVKDYKAKEVVISSNERLPLEIDGENPGFGTVKYSIIEKAIKVIC; from the coding sequence ATGAGGGAATTTTACTTTGTAGTTAACCCTGCATCTGCCAATGGGACTACAAAAACGGTGTGGATGGAAATAGGGGAGTATTTAAAGGGAAAAGGCATTGAATACGATTTTGCTTTTACTACTGGACCTAACCATGCAACCCAAATTACCACTGAAGCTATTAAGAAAGGGTATAAGTGGATAGTGGCAGTAGGTGGAGATGGAACAGTCAATGAAGTAATGAACGGATTTTACATTGAAGGACAATTTACCCAAAAGGCTGCCCTTGGAATAATTTCCCGGGGAACAGGTTGTGATTTAATCAGAACTTTAGGTATTCCTAAAGAGTATCAAGGGGCAGTGGAAATTTTACAGGGAAAAAAGACTAGGGAAATCGATTTAATTAAAGTGGAGTACTTAAATTTCTGGGGTGAAAAAGAACAGCGATATTGTATTAACATCTCCGATGTGGGTTTAGGAGGCTATGTGGCTCAAAGGGTAAATCATACATCTAAATCCGCTGGAGGGTTATGGTCTTACTTGAGGGGAACATTGCTCAGTATTTTAAAATATAAAAATCGTCAAGGGAAAGTAATAATAGATGGACAAGAAGTGTATGATGGAAGATTTTCCTTGATAGCTGCTGCCAATGGCAAGTATTTCGGTGGAGGGATGAAATTAGCTCCTATGGCTGAATTAGATGATGGCTATATAAGTACAATTTTATTAGGTAATATGGGTAAAGTTGAGCTATTACTAAATTTAGCAAAGGTATATGATGGTAGTCATTTAACCCATCCTAAGGTTAAGGATTACAAAGCTAAGGAAGTAGTAATTAGTTCTAATGAAAGGTTACCTTTAGAAATAGATGGAGAAAATCCTGGTTTTGGTACAGTAAAGTATTCTATTATAGAAAAAGCTATAAAAGTTATTTGTTAA